AAGATTTTAATATGCACGTTTGCTATAGATTTTGAAAGCATGCGTACCTCGCCTTCTCCTATTAAATCTTCCAGCATAGCTGGACGCTGATAATCTACTCGCAGGTCAATAGTCGCGGTTTTGTCTTCAGGGGCAAGGTGTGTCCATAAAGAAGATGCAGCAACAATATCAACAAACATCGCAGATATCCCACCGTGTAATATTCCACGTTCCATGTTCCCACCGAACTCAGGTTTATAAGGCAGTTGTAGCTTTATGAAACCGGGTTTGGCTTCAAGAACTTGGATGTTGAGAAACGAATGAAATGGGCTGCCGGATTCGATAAAGTCTATAAGTTCGTGATGAATATCGTTCATCGGTGTATTCTATGGATAAACATTCTTTCCTGCAATATGACTGAGAAGTTGTCTGCATCATTCATTCGGCAGATCACATGATTCTGTTCCAGTGGTTTCGCCAGTCGCATCTTCGCGCACTTTTTTCATGCGTTGTTGGGCATGTTGATTGAATATATGCAAAATTCCCATGCCGCCGTGTCCAAAGTAAAAGAGTACAAAAGGTATTGCCACAATGCGGTGGGCAGCGAGAATGTCCCATGATATATCCAGATTTTGAAGCCAGCAGACAAAAAAGAAGAAGCCCAAGGTGGTAAGGAGTAGCTGTATAATAAGTCCTAGTCCTTGTACTACTGCACCTAGTCCTCTAGGGCGTAACCTTGGAAGTTGCATTTGTTCAAGAATAATGAACGGGCGGGTTTCTTTATCTACTTTTTTTAGATCACTAACTTTGAGTCGTATCTGGAAAAGTGTTTTGAAATCATCTTTTATTTCGGCAAATTTTCCGAATGCATACGGATACAGCCATTCCAATCCTTTTCGTTTTATCACGTCGTAGCTGA
The nucleotide sequence above comes from Halodesulfovibrio sp.. Encoded proteins:
- a CDS encoding PaaI family thioesterase; this translates as MNDIHHELIDFIESGSPFHSFLNIQVLEAKPGFIKLQLPYKPEFGGNMERGILHGGISAMFVDIVAASSLWTHLAPEDKTATIDLRVDYQRPAMLEDLIGEGEVRMLSKSIANVHIKIFSASTPDTLQAEGRAVFHIKRHQ